The sequence below is a genomic window from Methylophilus sp. DW102.
GCAAGAAATTATCGCGGCCAGATATTCGGTGTAATAGTCTTCTTCAGTCGCTGCCTTTGCCTGTGGCACGATGGCACGCGTTTCGTCGCAACCACGAATTTCCACACCTTTGCCTAGCAGCATCTCGGCCAGTTGAGGCAGGGCGGTGCTGGCGATGCTGCGAGCGACTAGCAGTGACTCTGCCGTGTTGCAGGTGCCCAGACGCTGGGTTTTGGCGTTTTCGAGGATACGCACGGCTTTGGCCAGGTCAGCTTCGTCATCGACATAGACATGGCAGTTACCATCCAGGTGTTTGATCACAGGGATGCGGGCATCGTTGCTGATGCGCTCGATCAGGCCTTTGCCGCCGCGTGGCACGATCACATCCACATATTGCTTCATGGTGATGAGTTCACCGACGGCAGCGCGGTCAGTGGTCTCGACCACGAGCACGGCCGCTTGTGGCAAGCCTGCTTGTTGCAAGCCCTGATGCACGAGTTTGGCCAGCGCCTGGTTGCAATGGATGGCCTCGGAGCCGCCGCGCAGAATGCAGGCGTTGCCGGATTTGATACACAAACCCGCCGCATCGACCGTCACATTAGGACGGGCCTCGTAAATAATGCCGATCACGCCCAGCGGTACGCGCATCTGGCCGATCTGGATGCCGGAAGGACGGTATTTGAAATTGCTCATTTCGCCAATTGGGTCTGGCAGGCTGGCAATTTGTTCCAGGCCTTCTGCCATGGTTGCCACCGATTTCTCGCTTAATGTCAGGCGGTCCAGCATGGCGGCTTCCATGCCATTGGCTTGGGCGGCTTGCAGGTCTTGCTGGTTGGCGGCGAGCAGGGCTTTTTCGTGCTGACGGATCAGGGCGGCAATATTGCGCAGCGCCTGGTTCTTGGTGTTGGTGTCAGCTTTTGCCATCAAGCGGGAGGCGGCGCGTGCCTGCTCCCCCAGTTGTTTCATATAGTGTTGAATGTCCATAATCGCTATTCTAACTGAAAACCTTAACGAGACCTGCCTGCGGCGGTTCTGGCCGTCTTGTTGGCTGCCATGCGCGCAATACCTGTACATAGCCTTGACAGCTCCAGCCAGGCATCGCCATCGCCCACGCCTTTTGCCATGCGGTCTATGTCAGACAGTTTTTGCAAAGCAGCTTCGATATGTTTTTGCGGTAAAAATTCCAGCGCGCGCCTGACTAATTGCTGGCGGTCACCAAATAGCCTGGCCTGACTCAGCGCTGCTTGCATGGCGATGCCTTGTTGCATGGCCAGCCTGACTTGCAACAATGGGCGGAACAGCCAAATCAGCGGGTTCATGACCGCCACCGCGGTTTCGCCTTCTTCACGCAGGCCTTCCAGCATGCGCATCACGCGTTGCGGATCGCCTTGCAACATGGCTTCCCCCAATTGCGAGACATCAAAGCGGGCCACATTAAGCACGCATTGGCGGATGGCGTCTTCACTGAGCGGGCCGGGTGGGTAGAGCAAGCCCAGTTTTTGTATTTCCTGATGGGCAGCCAGCAGATTGCCTTCGACCTGCTCGGCAATAAAGCGGCGTGAGGCTTCATCAGCAGTTTGCTGTTGCATGGCCAGTCGTTGCGCAATCCACTCCGGTAGTTGTGCCAGTGGCACCTGATTCAGTACCAGCAGCACCCCATGTTGCGACAGGGCTTCATACCAGGCGCTGCTGGTCATGTCACGGTCTGGGGCGGGCAGGGTGAGGATGATGGTGGTATCAGCCGCAGGCTGTTCTGCTAGTTGCTGCAAGGCTTTGGCGCCTTCCACGCCGGGCTTGCCGGTGGGGAGGTTGATTTCAAGAATACGTTGCTCGGCAAACAGCGAAAAGCTCTGCAGAAACTGGCTGACTTGTCCCCAGTTGAAGTAGCGCTCCACTGTAAAACTGGCACGCTCTTGCGCGCCATGTTGGCGTGCGGCGGCGCGGATCTGGTCTATGGCCTCGGTGATGGAGAGGGGCTCATCGCCCGCCAGCACGAACAAATGCTGTTTGGGAGGCAAATATTGCGTAAGTTGCGCCGCCTGAATGCGCATGGCTATTCGGCTTTTTTAAGGGCAGACAGTCGTCGCATGATGCCGTTGAGCACGTCTAACTGCATGCTGTCACTGAGCATTTTTTGCTCGGCCTGCTTGGCCAGCAAGTTGGCGTCGTTATAGGTATAGTCACGACGGCCTTCCATGATCAACGGCAGTGCCCAAGTGGGCTCACCGGTGACTTTGGTACGGTATTGCACGCGGTAGTACAGCTCGTATTCTCGCACCACCCCGGTCCCGCTCAGAGACAGAATACGTTGTTCGTTTTCTTCATTCAGCAATTCCAGTTGCAGCTCAGCCTCTTCGGCGTCGGTCACAACCTTGACACCCTGTTCTACCAAGGCCTTTTTGAGCGCAATATTGATTTGCGTAGAGCCCTTGATAAAAATGGTTTTAAAGGCAATCGGTGACGGTTGGCGCAGGTGAAACCCGCAAGCAGACAAGAGCGCGGTCAGCACGGCGATGCTGCACCACAGAGTGATCGCGTGAATCCAGCGGGTAGGGGTTGTCTGCTGCACAATGCGCTCCTCGAAAGAAAGGGCTAAGCCACCACAATATTAATCAGTTTGTTGGGCACAACGATGATTTTTTTCACGCTGCCTTCATTCAGGAATTTTTGGACGAAGTCCTGATTAACGGCAGTCGCTTCAATCTGCTCTTTGGCCATGCTCTTGGGGATGCTGATGCTGCCACGCAGCTTGCCATTGACCTGCACCACGTATTCCACCTCGTCCTGTACCAGGGCTGAGTTGGCTGGTTCTGGCCATTTGGCAGACAGAATGTCTTCGCCAAGTTTGAGCGATTGCCACATCACTTGCGTGATGTGCGGTGCAATCGGCGATAGCAGACGCAACAGGATGCTGTAGCCTTCAAACGCCACGGCGATCCAGTCTTTTTCTGCCTCTTTTTGCACTTTCTCCAGCGTGTTGAGGATTTTCATGCAGGCAGAGGCCACCGTGTTGAACTGTAGCTTGCCCAGATCGACATTGGCCTGTTTGAGCACGCTGTGCACTTCACGTCTGTGGTTGGCCAGCTCGCCGGTCAGTTTGTTTGGCAGGTCAGCCGGTGTTTGTTGGGACAAGACATGGCCAAAATTCCATACCCGTTTCAAGAAACGGTGTGAGCCTTCCACGCCACTGTCTGACCACTCCAGCGTTTGTTCTGGCGGCGCCGCAAACATCATAAAGAAGCGGGCAGTATCCGCGCCATATTGTTCAATCAGCGATTGCGGGTCGACGCCATTACGCTTGGACTTGGACATGGTGCCTATGCCCTGGTAGTCAATAGCCGAGCCATCTTTGAGCAGCTTGGCACCAGTCACCTTGCCGTTGTTATCGTGTACCAGCTCGACTTCTTCCGGCGCAAAATATTCAATACCGCCTTTAGCCGTGCGGCGCGAGAAGATATGATTCAGCACCATGCCTTGTGTCAGCAGGTTGGCAAATGGCTCATCATAATTGACCAGGCCGAGGTCGCGCATGACCTTGCTCCAGAAGCGGGAGTAGAGCAAGTGCAGAATTGCGTGTTCAATGCCGCCAATATACTGGTCTACCGGCATCCAGTGATTGGTCTGTGCATCCACCATGGCTTCATTGCTAAAGCCTGAGGCATAGCGTGCGTAGTACCAGCTGGAATCGACAAAGGTGTCCATGGTGTCAGTTTCGCGCTTGGCGGGCTGGCCACATTTGGGGCAGGTGCAGTTTAAAAAGTCTTCGCGCTTGTTGAGCGGATTGCCTGAACCATCCGGGACACAATCTTCCGGTAATTTCACCGGCAGCTGGTCGTCGGGCACAGGCACATCGCCACAGCTGTCGCAATGAATGATCGGAATCGGGCAACCCCAGTAGCGCTGACGGGAAACGCCCCAGTCGCGCAGGCGCCAGTTGGTCTGCTTGCCGCCCAGATTTTTTTCTGCCAGATCAGCTGCCACAGCCTCAACTGCTTCTGCGTAGCCCAGATCGTTATATTTGCCAGAGTGGATGCACACGCTTTTGGTTTTATCGCCATACCACTCTTGCCAGGCTGCCAGGTCAAATTCCTGACCGAGCACGCTGATCACTTGTTTGATCGGCAGGTTGTATTTTTTGGCAAAGCCGAAATCACGTTCGTCGTGCGCAGGCACGGCCATGACGGCGCCTTCGCCATAGGTCATGAGGACATAGTTGCCTATCCACACCGGCACTTGCTCGCCGGTCATCGGGTGGGTGACGGTCAGGCCGGTGTCCATGCCTTCTTTTTCCATGGTGGCCATGTCGGCTTCCATGACGGAGCCTTGCTTGCATTTGTCGATAAATGCTTGCAGCGCCGGGTTTTGTTGTGCGGCTTGTGTCGCCAGCGGATGCTCGGCTGCCACGGCACAGAAGGTCACGCCCATGATGGTGTCGGCACGGGTGGTGAATACCCACAGTTTGCCGTCATCAATCAATTGGCCGTCATTGTTTTTGATGTCGTGCGTAAACGCAAAACGCACGCCCACGCTCTTGCCTATCCAGTTGGCCTGCATGGTTTTGACACGCTCAGGCCAGCCTGGCAGTTTGTCCAGATCATCCAGCAATTGCTGTGCGTAGCCGGTGATGTTGAGGTAGTAGCCAGGGATTTCGCGTTTTTCTACGATCGCCCCCGTGCGCCAGCCGCGGCCATCAATCACCTGCTCATTGGCGAGCACGGTCTGGTCGACCGGGTCCCAGTTCACCACCTGGGTTTTTTTGTAGGCGATGCCTTTTTCCAGCATGCGCAAAAACAGCCACTGGTTCCATTTGTAATAGTCAGGCTGGCAGGTGGCCAGCTCGCGGCTCCAGTCGATGGCAAAGCCCAGTGACTTCAACTGCTTGCGCATGTAGGCAATGTTGTCATATGTCCATTGCGCTGGTGGCAGGCTATTCTGAATCGCCGCGTTCTCGGCAGGCAAGCCAAACGCATCCCAACCCATGGGTTGCAACACGTTAAAGCCTTTCATATGGTGATAGCGGCTTAATACGTCGCCGATGGTGTAGTTACGCACATGCCCCATATGCAACTTGCCACTTGGGTAGGGGAACATCGACAAGCAATAGTATTTGGGCTTGTGACTGTCTGCCTTGGCCTGGAAACTCAGCTTGCTGTCCCAGTGCTGTTGGGCCTGTTGCTCGACTTCTTTAAATGGATACTGCTGTTGCATGCTGAAATGGGTTTGAAATAAAAAACAAGATTATACCTGACTAAGGTTCTGCTGGATGGTGGGGATGATTTTCCTGAAGCGGAATTTTTAACGCCTGCATATCCACGTAAGTGGTGGTTGATATTAACCAATTCTAAATCGGATTGGTTTTTTTGGACCAGTGATTAAATTGATTTATCATTAATATATAGTCATAAAATAGATTATTTTTATAACAATAATATAGTTAATAATTATCGCGATATGTTGGCATGTTGTTTGCAGCCTTGACACA
It includes:
- a CDS encoding glutamate-5-semialdehyde dehydrogenase translates to MDIQHYMKQLGEQARAASRLMAKADTNTKNQALRNIAALIRQHEKALLAANQQDLQAAQANGMEAAMLDRLTLSEKSVATMAEGLEQIASLPDPIGEMSNFKYRPSGIQIGQMRVPLGVIGIIYEARPNVTVDAAGLCIKSGNACILRGGSEAIHCNQALAKLVHQGLQQAGLPQAAVLVVETTDRAAVGELITMKQYVDVIVPRGGKGLIERISNDARIPVIKHLDGNCHVYVDDEADLAKAVRILENAKTQRLGTCNTAESLLVARSIASTALPQLAEMLLGKGVEIRGCDETRAIVPQAKAATEEDYYTEYLAAIISCKVVSGVDEAIAHINQYSSQHTEAIVTENYTKARQFLREVDSSSVMVNASTRFADGFEYGFGAEIGISTDKLHARGPVGLEGLTSLKYVVLGDGHVRA
- the holA gene encoding DNA polymerase III subunit delta, with protein sequence MRIQAAQLTQYLPPKQHLFVLAGDEPLSITEAIDQIRAAARQHGAQERASFTVERYFNWGQVSQFLQSFSLFAEQRILEINLPTGKPGVEGAKALQQLAEQPAADTTIILTLPAPDRDMTSSAWYEALSQHGVLLVLNQVPLAQLPEWIAQRLAMQQQTADEASRRFIAEQVEGNLLAAHQEIQKLGLLYPPGPLSEDAIRQCVLNVARFDVSQLGEAMLQGDPQRVMRMLEGLREEGETAVAVMNPLIWLFRPLLQVRLAMQQGIAMQAALSQARLFGDRQQLVRRALEFLPQKHIEAALQKLSDIDRMAKGVGDGDAWLELSRLCTGIARMAANKTARTAAGRSR
- the lptE gene encoding LPS assembly lipoprotein LptE, translating into MQQTTPTRWIHAITLWCSIAVLTALLSACGFHLRQPSPIAFKTIFIKGSTQINIALKKALVEQGVKVVTDAEEAELQLELLNEENEQRILSLSGTGVVREYELYYRVQYRTKVTGEPTWALPLIMEGRRDYTYNDANLLAKQAEQKMLSDSMQLDVLNGIMRRLSALKKAE
- the leuS gene encoding leucine--tRNA ligase, which encodes MQQQYPFKEVEQQAQQHWDSKLSFQAKADSHKPKYYCLSMFPYPSGKLHMGHVRNYTIGDVLSRYHHMKGFNVLQPMGWDAFGLPAENAAIQNSLPPAQWTYDNIAYMRKQLKSLGFAIDWSRELATCQPDYYKWNQWLFLRMLEKGIAYKKTQVVNWDPVDQTVLANEQVIDGRGWRTGAIVEKREIPGYYLNITGYAQQLLDDLDKLPGWPERVKTMQANWIGKSVGVRFAFTHDIKNNDGQLIDDGKLWVFTTRADTIMGVTFCAVAAEHPLATQAAQQNPALQAFIDKCKQGSVMEADMATMEKEGMDTGLTVTHPMTGEQVPVWIGNYVLMTYGEGAVMAVPAHDERDFGFAKKYNLPIKQVISVLGQEFDLAAWQEWYGDKTKSVCIHSGKYNDLGYAEAVEAVAADLAEKNLGGKQTNWRLRDWGVSRQRYWGCPIPIIHCDSCGDVPVPDDQLPVKLPEDCVPDGSGNPLNKREDFLNCTCPKCGQPAKRETDTMDTFVDSSWYYARYASGFSNEAMVDAQTNHWMPVDQYIGGIEHAILHLLYSRFWSKVMRDLGLVNYDEPFANLLTQGMVLNHIFSRRTAKGGIEYFAPEEVELVHDNNGKVTGAKLLKDGSAIDYQGIGTMSKSKRNGVDPQSLIEQYGADTARFFMMFAAPPEQTLEWSDSGVEGSHRFLKRVWNFGHVLSQQTPADLPNKLTGELANHRREVHSVLKQANVDLGKLQFNTVASACMKILNTLEKVQKEAEKDWIAVAFEGYSILLRLLSPIAPHITQVMWQSLKLGEDILSAKWPEPANSALVQDEVEYVVQVNGKLRGSISIPKSMAKEQIEATAVNQDFVQKFLNEGSVKKIIVVPNKLINIVVA